One window from the genome of Marinobacter sp. es.048 encodes:
- a CDS encoding response regulator, with the protein MTAGNAPISRVMYVEDDPDIRAIAQIALQDVGGFEALLCESGDMALKKTPDFDPELILLDVMMPGMDGPTTLKALRELDGMAEVPVIFMTARLQSSEIREYRELGALGVIPKPFDPMTLSDQISEILRDARS; encoded by the coding sequence ATGACTGCAGGAAATGCTCCAATTTCACGGGTCATGTATGTGGAGGATGATCCGGACATTCGCGCCATTGCCCAAATTGCGCTTCAGGATGTTGGCGGTTTCGAAGCACTTTTGTGCGAATCGGGTGATATGGCCTTGAAAAAGACCCCCGATTTCGATCCTGAGCTGATTCTGCTGGACGTCATGATGCCCGGCATGGATGGCCCGACAACGCTTAAAGCCTTGCGAGAGCTTGATGGGATGGCCGAGGTCCCTGTGATTTTCATGACTGCACGGCTTCAGAGTTCGGAAATCCGGGAGTACCGGGAACTGGGGGCGTTGGGCGTAATCCCGAAGCCATTTGATCCCATGACCCTATCGGATCAGATCTCAGAGATCCTGCGGGATGCGCGAAGCTAG